The Zingiber officinale cultivar Zhangliang chromosome 2A, Zo_v1.1, whole genome shotgun sequence genomic sequence attcatcaaaaactctataagctaataatcttttttggaggttccaagagttatcgatccaatggcaagtcacacccatatacgaatgtgtttgccaatgatcactccaaatatcggaacataaagaaactttattatctaatttactaaattcatcaattaaattcttttttccttgttttactaattttttaattgtacgagtaagtgtagtcctaggaacacgtttagcacatggattaagagattctttacaaaaatcttcaaatgtgcatttagatccaaaactaaaagaaagatgttctacagaaacaaatttagctaatgattctcttaatttattatccgaatataaaaataaaccggaatcggtactaccgctagttgaagaaaatcttgataattgtgtttgagaacggtcgagtccatattctgtCGGGTGCTTTGTTTCTACATGtcatttcaacgacccatagccgccgccggcttggaatttgtaggaagcattgcagtgcttacattttgcacgcatttctcccgacggaagagtgaccttctcaaaatgtttagtaaaaatagaagattttagaggaggaagttccgtagaagtaattgcattggtacttccttgtgtgtcggtGTCTGATtcgaagatgctcgatctcatcatcggtggattgaatgttggggtcctcctcccgcggattcattatttgctttcccttccgagctcgagatgatgcacctccgcggcctccttccattgtaattgaaaacgaaagcgtgtagagattagagaatacgaaaatgagattaagagtagagaagatgtgtgtgaaaaatgatgaaataagctctctatttatagagttttgatagtaacggacactaaatcatagccattgatcaaaaaacggtcaaatgatcctaaccgtttaaaaaaaaaaaaaaaaaaaaattctgcggctgaaccgccggttcaacccgccggttaaccggcggttcgccggttttacatccaatgaaccggaaccggcccggcaacttgccgggccggttccggttcgacccggcgaaccgggtcaacgggcaaccggcccgttgacccggttacgggcccgggccgggtccgggccagacccggcccggggtcgggtctacagTGTGGGCCCCGCATCATTGCAAATCACGGACCTGGTCCCACTTCCTACACAACCCAACCCGACCCAGAAGTTACCCCGGTTAGGATTTCACCCGTCCTTAGTGGCCATGGACCGGATTAAATCAAAGGCCAGAAACTGTGAAGGGGGAAGGCTTTCCCGTACTCTTTCTCGGCCTACGCGCCGTACGTACCTGCTTCTCATTGGCAAGAAAGTGGGCCTCGCTTTGGGCTCCTCCGCCTCGTAAATCGTTCGGTAAAAGAAGGACGCGTCATTTTGCCGGTCCCGTTCACGCGGGCTGCGTGAGAACTGGTCCGCGGCAGGCGTTAGTGGAATGGTACCGGTTGAGTTAACGGAAGCCGAGCCAAGCCCAGTGCCAAGAGCGGCGGCGCTATTCGGTACGAGTTTATTGGCTGTGATTAACGATTATACGGGTATGATTAGGTGGAGGTTGGCTAATGACCATGCTAATCCGGGCTTCCAGGTGCTCAAATTAGTTGGGGCGGTTGCTATGCGTCGCAGTCGCACCGCACCGCACCGTCGTATTAatagaataattatttttaatggaGTGAATATGCATTAAAAAGGaatttctttcttattttattattacaaaaTAGTAAAAGAGGAGGACGATTGTTGTTgtcttaattatttttcataaatgtttttattttaaaatctgaaAGAGGAGGACGCTTCACGTGCACACGAAGTCAGCTAAGCTATGGGCACGGCACACATATCAATGATGTAGCTTCCGGGGCCCACGTATATCTGCTTCCGCCACCGTGGATCCATAACACGTCGTATCCACGTGGCATTTACTGTACATGAGACTATAATAATTACATGCTTAGCTTTGTGACCACAGACCTCTCCTGACCGTGAAAGGCTGAGATGTAAATTAGAAAGAGGAATGATTTCGGCAGCGAAGTTTTATCGTGACATAGCATCGTGACCTTGTTGGCATCCTTCGTGACATCCTCCACTTCAGCTCTCTCTCTCCTCGCGACACAGCCTTCGTGTCAAATTTTCGTCTGATCCCCTTCGTGCCCTAACTTCAGCCCTTCGGCCGCAGTCTCCAACCTCGCGAAGCCCTCCCATTCTCCACCCTCGCGTCTCCCTTTCATTCTCCACCCTCGCGTCAAAATTTTCGTGCCATTCTCCACCCTCGCGTTCTCCCTTCCATTCTCCACCCTCGGGTTCTCGAAGCAAGCCGACGGCTCATCCTTCTCGAAGCAAGCCCTAACTTCTGCGGCGACTCAGCCTTCCCTGCAAGTCGAGCAAGCCGACGGCTCGCCTTCTCGAAGATTGGAGCGAACCAGCAACCCAGTTCTCCCCCCTCGCGTTCTCGAACAAGGAGTGAAGCTTCTTGAGTAACTTCTTCGGTCGCGACCCTGCTCCAGAGCCCTAGACTACTTCACTCTGgtaattcctttttttttcctgCTATGTCCCCCTTCTGTCCCTTTGGGGAAGCAGAGATTGAGGCCTGTCTAGCACTTATTTTTAGCATTTACATCACCAAAAGCCACGGGTTAATGGTCAATTTCAATAAGATTTAGTGGCTAAAAATCATCATGCCCAACACACCTAGATTTGGCAAGCATTAAGTCTATCCCATGAAGTGAATTCAAGTATATTTAAGTCTATTTATAATTTTAGAGTAAAAACACAAATAGATTTGGAGAAAGCAAGAACTGACCCCTCTGCAAGATTTTCAGTCTCCCAATACCTCAACATTCATCCTGAGTCTCTCAAGGTTTTAGAGTGTTTTTTTGGTGAAAACCTATAGCCTTGTTGTGTATGATTGATATGATCTATAAAACAGACCATGAAAAATTCTTATTTTAGGTTTATATGGACCAACACCAGATGTTTGACTGTTTGTCCATTTAATTCTCAATAGAATCTACTTGTTCTCAGAACTGCAGTTGCAAACTGTTTGATTTCAGCAGCTCTTATTCTTTGTGATAAAGCAGTGGCATTTTCTGTTTCAAATTTTGCAATCTTGACGAATGTCAAGCCTAGTTCACCCAATGTGTCTCCAATAACCTACTGCGCTTTGACAAGTACCTCAGCCTGTAGAATAAAACAATTTATATTACTCAAGAATTTGTAAAAATGGTCACATGTATGTGGTACATCAGATATCAGATATACACCAATGCACAAGTAGTTCTCACGCTTATGTGAGCTAAAATGTTTGATCAGACCAATATTTTTCACATTTGCAAACACATTCCAAAACTCAACCCAAGAATGAATCttaaaatgatatttaatttTCAAGTTGATTCTGTTTTTCAGTCAAACGTATAGTCttgttctatttttatttgaaaattcttattTAAAATGATTCTATGGTTGTTTGAAAGGTAATGATGAAATTAACCTTTAGTAGTCTCCATATAAAATCCTTTAGATTCATTAAAGTAAATCTTTCATGGTTGTTAGTCTACTACTGGTCTTTATATGTTGTATTAGTTCCTCTTAGTGGTATGGAATGTGATAGTTTAGATATATTGAACCTTATTTGAATGTTGTAAACTTTAATCTATCaatgttataatttttttaatctaataaTGAAATTTTGATTAGTAGGTTGTTATTTTATGGCATCATCAAGTTATAGCAGCATCAACAATACGAGATTCCAACCTGTAACTTGTAGGGATTGCGGTCAAAGAACATCGGTGTGTATTTCTAGATCAGCCAAGAATCCTGGAAGATACTATTACAGATGTGCCCAACATAGATGGCAAAAGTGGATGACGACTGATACTGGTTCATTTGGTAAAATTGAAAGTGAATATAATGCTTCTCATGAACAGAATTCGAGAAAAATAGATGTACCAAAATTCATTTGGATAATAGTGATGGTGAACTTGATTCTCTTAGCCGTAATCCTGATTGTGTTGTTAGTTCATCTGATTAGTTAGTGTTAAGTAATGTTGGTGTTGTAATGTAATTGACTAAGTGTTTGTAATTTTGGACATGAACTTGGTTTATTAGTTTATATCATTAAACACTATTCCAATAGAAATTTCTAAgtgtttaattgaaatgtttctaagtgtttgaatgagtgtttgaATGCAAGCATTGTTTACATTGTTTAATTGACATGTTCAAATAATCTACTTCTGTGTGTTTGGGTGAGTGTTCAAATATAAACACCATTTAATTGAAATGTTGAATTCTTGGGAGAAACAAATTCCAATGTTTAGATATCCTGCAGTAGATTTCTTCTGTTGAGATTTCTTGTAGTAAGTTTTCTTTCGTTGAGAGTTTACAAAAAAGTTTTGTTGTTAAAttaaacaagataaaaaaaaaattcccttcatggaaatAGTTGATTGTTTGCATTGTTTGCAttgggagagggctcggcagctcgttctccggactaggtcagagagagctcggtagctcgttctctggaccggacgaagtcggagagggctcggcagctcgttctccggactaggtcagagagggcttggtagctcgttctctggaccaggaagacgttagggtttagggctagggggctctaaaactaacacaaggacgttggatcggtctgttgaccgatccagtgatactccggttgtctggatcggtcggtagaccgatccagtgatacattagtcatctgatcggtctcgtgactgatcagtgaccacacagaaagtctctgtgggttatctgatcggtctggggaccgatcagtaaccacacagaaacatTATGTGGGTTAtatgatcggtctacagaccgatcagaaagactgggactcaaagcgagaggagggatcggtctgtggaccgatccacccatagtctgatcggtccacagaccgatcagactattcccagaccgatcaggatatgtcctgatcggtgcGGAAgacaatggatcggtctgttgaccgatccacaacatgtcgtttgttgaccgatccacaacatatCGTGTCATTGTGCCAttagttaatttcaaatgaagttaAGAACAGGTTGTAGTGATATGTCTTGCTCGTTGTAGAGAAACGAGCATGAAACTGGGGTTGGACTGGACTAATTTCTCTCACTCTGATTTCTCAAGGCAGAAGGCCATTCAAAGCAGAGTGAAGAGTATCCAAGCTATCAAACATGAAAGGTGTGATGAAGTGAGCAACTTGAGAAAGGAGGAAGCAACTTAATGCATATTTCTTCAGAATGGCCTTCGTTGAGAGTTTACAAACAAGTTGTGTTGTTAAAttaaacaagataaaaaaaaaagtacttACAAATACTCAAATAGCTCTTAGACCCAAACCATTCAAGAGTCAAATAATTGGGAAATCAAATACAGGCACACACATAAAAAGTCAGATTTCAAGTCCAATTCCTTGAAGAAAGCAAATACAAACCAATTCAACTTCAGGTTACAAATTGTGCAGATTTCCATTGCAAAATGCACACAAATGAAGAACAGACTTCCACTGCAAACTGTCCACTGCAATTTGAACTAGTTCTTCTCGCTATCCAAATTGAGGCCCTTAGTTTCCTTTAGCGTGGTCTCTTAGTCTTTGAGCACGGCTGTTCTCCTTCAGGATGAGGTAGAAACAATTGGAGAACCTCTCTGAGCAGTTGAAACCTTGTGGTAGGTCATCAGACTCAATTCTGCAGCTCGGGTACAAGATGGATCTGCCTCAGCCCCTACCATTTCTCGACCGCCAAAAGCAGTCCTTTTGTCAATACAAAATTAGGGGAAAGTTAGTGATATCCTTTTGTCAATACAAAATTAGAGAGCTAGCAATTTGACTAAATTCATCTAGACTCACAATCAAAAAATTTCAGAGTCAGGCAGGCCACACAATCTTAAAATGAATAACTATCTTTATTAGTTAATGATTTGCAACGAtgatataaatcagttttaatcTATCCTATCAAGCAATTGGTGGATGATGCTTACCAGGTAAACAATCAAAGTCACTAAACAATCAATTTACAGAACCAGGTAAAAACCAACCAGCTTAGCTTAATCTATCAATTCAGGAGAATGTATTTGTTAAGAAAATCTATGAATGTAGAAAATATGAAAACAATCCATTTACCTGACAGAATGCTTCTGAGTAAATTCTTCACTTCCAGTCCTAGTTGTACCAAGTCCACCACCCAACCTTCGAGGCCTCCAATTTGGCACAGTTTTTCCATGTTCATCATCCATAAGAACTCGTCTGTAATCAAGCTTCTTTCCATCAGCTGCTTGACGCATAGATAAATGTCACAAACATCATAGATTCAAAACATAATTCCGAATGAACAATAATTTCATACTTTTCATGGCATGTGTATGCACATATTCAACGAATAAAGAAATGTACCTTATCCTCTCCATATCCTCTTGGTTCCAGAAGAAATAAATACATTTTCAAACCCAAAAGGGAAGTGCTACAAGTCAAATTCAACTTCAGATTACAAAGTGAAGAATACAAGCACGACCACCAATTCATCTTCAGATTACAAAATGAAGAAAAGCACAGCCACCAATAAcgttgagaaaaaaaattagatttcaaCTCCCTGCTCTGATACAAGCACAGCCACCAATAACCTGCTctgataaataaaacaaaagaaccaaTATATGAATCAATTTGATATGCAGCATGAAGTCTGATAAAGATGGAACTCATAGTTAGCATTGCGAGCAGCATTAGCAGCTCCTAGTAACTAAAGCCTACATTATTTGGATCAGAATCAGCAACTCCCTACAATAATTTCAACCAAGACTACACAATTAATttatagaaataattttaaactagCTAAATCAAGACCACACAATTAATTTAGGTATCTATTATATGCATCACTTACTTTCTTTCGGGCCTTTGCAATTGATTTTATTCACAATTTGTTCAATCTTTGATTGTTTCCTCTTTGTAGGTGGACGACCTCGAGATATTACTTTTAATGGAGAGTGTATCATTTTTGCACCGGATGCAGATACTTTTTCCAGTTGTTCAACCCTTGAATGCTCAAGATCACTTGCAATCAGTTTTTCCTTCGTGTTTTTCAAGATTTCCACCAAAACAGAAAAATTGTCATCATTTTTTGCGCCAAGTTGTTGAACCTCTTGTATTAATGGAGTGAGAATATTATACCGATGTCTTTCTCCACCACAACCATAATCATCATAGATGTTACTGATACTTTGATACTCACGCTTAATATCTTTGCGCCATCGGTCAATAATGTAACTCTTAGGAACCTCAATCACCTTCATTCTTATCAATACTTTGATCACATGCCTACATAAGATTCCCTGAAACTCAAATAAACGACACACACACTTCAATTGACAATCTAACTCCGTATAATGAACTTTAAAGGAAACTTCTCTTACAGATTCTCCATTGTTTCCTAACATAGTTTCTACTACTTCAAATATCAAAGTTGTCCCTTCTTCTTTCAACAAAGAGGCATTGCAAAACATCAACCCTCTTATTTCatcttggaacaacttaaataagttgttAGTGTAAGCATTTTGAAATTGTCTTTCAATAGGATGACCAAGAATAagtggcatgatagaattaaaagaaacaaaatccaAATGTTTTTCactcttaatttttttcttcaaagCACTATCATACTGCTCAACAAATTGCTTCAAGGATGTTTTAGAATGGACGTAGTCATCAAAAAATGCATTCATACTTTCACTTCTTTGAGATGTAGACATACCTGCCCAAAACTGATCTTTAACATATACAGGTATCCATGTATTCCGTTCTTTATACAAAGATTTCAACCAATCATTGTTCTCCAAATTAAACTCCTCAATCATTTTCAACCAATTCTCATCACACTCATCAATTGTAAGCGAGTTATAAACAATGTTCTTCAATTGTTTCTTAATCAttttgtattgagcatgaccacctAATTTTGCTGGAAGTTTCTTCATGATATGCCAAAGACATAGACGATGATGAGAATTCGGAAATATCTCTTGAATTGCAATTGCCATGGCACGACATTGGTCTGTAATTATAGCCTTTGGAGCACGTCCAAGCATACATGTCAACCAAGATTTGAACAACCATATGAAAGTTGTTGAGTCTTCGCTTGATAATAATCCACATCCCAACAAAATTGATTGACCATGATGATTCACCCCAACAAATGGAGCAAATGGCATGTCATAACTATTAGTCAAATAGGTTGTATCAAAAGTCACGACATCAGAAAAGTAATCATATGCAGCTCTACATCTTGCATCTgcccaaaaaatattttttattcgaGATTCACCATCTAAATCAAGCACATAAAAAAAGTTTGAATTCCTACTTTGCATGCGACAAAAATAATTACTCAAAGTTTCGGCATCTCCATTCCCTAACCTCAACCTTCTAGCTTCTGAAACATAATTTCTACACTTTCTCTCATCGAATGCCAAATTCTCATACCCTCCAGCCTCAACTACAAAAGATTGAAAACTTTTGCTTAAGGTTATTCCAGCTTGATCATTTAATACCAATTTTCTCTTTATACCTGAATCCAATactttattacatctaaaatgtcGTGACTTTCCAGGGCTTAAGATATGATTGTGATCAAGGCATACACTAGTTATCACAAAGTTCTGATCATTTCGGATAGCAACATTAATCTTAGCTTTGCAATTCGTCTTAGTAGAAGGCCGagggtataaaatattttttgcttgAGATACTTTCCTACCATTTTTGGCACACCCAATAGAGAAATATTTTTGCTTTCCATCATCTCCATTTCTACCACCTAATTTGCAAATACCAAAACCAACATTCTGAGCATAAGAATTATAAAAGATGCGAACTTCTTCTTCAGATGAAAATGTCATTCCAATTTCAGGAAGCTTGACTTCATTTATACTAGATGTAGATGGGTCTTGATCCACATGGTCATTCTTATCCTTTATCTCAGAGGAATcaatttttccttcttccattACACTTTCTTCACCTACATTTATTAAAAACCGACCACAAGAACAAGTGAATTTTCCATACCTATACGAACAAATAGGGGAATGGCACGAGATTAAACATGGCATAAGCTATGATTTAGAATATCATGCTAGATGCTGAGCCAAGCTCTATGAAAAAACATGAACTGGAAGCAGAAATAATAGCTCAATATAATTTGAGTTCAAATCTAACTACTATGAAAGTCTACAGCCATTAAGATTTCAAAAAACTTAGAAAAGAATAGTATACAGATTGATTGGTTAAATAGACATAAGATTGGATACAAAAGACAAGTTTGCGTCAAAATATTTTAATCCCACCTAAAACTTGAACattaaagaagaaggagaagaaattgaTTACCTTAAAATGTACCTAAACTCAAAGTCACTGCTCCTTGCTGCTATAACTTGATGTGCTTCGATTCCTTGtaagggagagggaagaagaataAGGAGGCAGTTAGGGCTGGTCGCGGCCGAAGAAGTTACTCAAGAAGCTTCACTCCTTGTTCGAGAACGCGAGGGGGGAGAACTGGGTTGCTGGTTCGCTCCAATCTTCGAGAAGGCGAGCCGTCGGTTTGCTCGACTTGCAGGGAAGGCTGAGTCGCCGCAGAAGTTAGGGCTTGCTTCGAGAAGGATGAGCCGTCAGCTTGCTTCGAGAACTCAAGGGTGGAGAATGGAAGGGAGAACGCAAGGGTGGAGAATGGCACGAAAATTTTGACGCGAGGGTGGAGAACGAAAGGGAGACGCGAGGGTGGAGAATGGGAGGGCTTCGCGAGGTTGGAGACTGCGGCCGAAGGGCTGAAGTTAGGGCACGAAGGGGATCGGGCGAAAATTTGACACGAAGGCTGTGTCGCGAGGAGAGAGAGAGCTGAAGTGGAGGATGCCAACAGGGTCGCGATGCTGTGTCGCGATAAAACTTCGCTGCCGATATCATTCCTCAATTAGAAATGTTGAAATGATACCATGGCTGAGAGGTAAA encodes the following:
- the LOC122043571 gene encoding protein FAR-RED IMPAIRED RESPONSE 1-like translates to MAIAIQEIFPNSHHRLCLWHIMKKLPAKLGGHAQYKMIKKQLKNIVYNSLTIDECDENWLKMIEEFNLENNDWLKSLYKERNTWIPVYVKDQFWAGMSTSQRSESMNAFFDDYVHSKTSLKQFVEQYDSALKKKIKSEKHLDFVSFNSIMPLILGHPIERQFQNAYTNNLFKLFQDEIRGLMFCNASLLKEEGTTLIFEVVETMLGNNGESGILCRHVIKVLIRMKVIEVPKSYIIDRWRKDIKREYQSISNIYDDYGCGGERHRYNILTPLIQEVQQLGAKNDDNFSVLVEILKNTKEKLIASDLEHSRVEQLEKVSASGAKMIHSPLKVISRGRPPTKRKQSKIEQIVNKINCKGPKETDGKKLDYRRVLMDDEHGKTVPNWRPRRLGGGLGTTRTGSEEFTQKHSVRLRYLSKRKNATALSQRIRAAEIKQFATAVLRTSRFY